In Larimichthys crocea isolate SSNF chromosome IV, L_crocea_2.0, whole genome shotgun sequence, a genomic segment contains:
- the LOC104927712 gene encoding heat shock protein 30, whose product MLCSHGFQSALSPFMDFYWPVRSLWPEVKPLLHQQDVLQRNLQQLRSSLELMDKLQNKILEETEPFQTSLAVQPVSYQLEKEGEHFGLTLDTQGFSPEELSVRQVGRKLRVSGKTEKKQEDEKGCYSYRRQEFRQEFDLPEGLNPEDITCYLAPDGKLHIQEAKAPQVEEAERELTIKRSLEEKTQQSVCSHTEDSSNTQDKPEDTD is encoded by the coding sequence atGCTGTGCTCTCATGGATTCCAGTCTGCCCTCAGTCCATTCATGGACTTCTACTGGCCTGTACGCAGTCTGTGGCCAGAGGTCAAACCTCTGCTCCACCAGCAGGATGTACTGCAGAGAAACCTTCAGCAGCTCCGCAGCAGTCTGGAGCTGATGGACAAACTTCAAAACAAGATCCTGGAGGAGACGGAGCCTTTCCAAACCAGTTTGGCTGTGCAACCGGTCTCCTACCagctggagaaagagggagagcatTTTGGTCTGACCCTGGACACTCAGGGCTTTTCCCCAGAAGAGCTGTCTGTGAGGCAGGTGGGCAGGAAGCTGAGAGTCAGCgggaagacagagaagaagcaggaggacgAGAAAGGCTGCTACTCTTACAGACGCCAGGAGTTCAGACAGGAGTTTGATCTGCCTGAAGGCCTGAACCCTGAAGACATCACCTGCTACCTGGCTCCAGACGGGAAGCTCCACATCCAGGAGGCCAAAGCTCCACAAGTTgaggaggctgagagagagCTGACTATCAAGAGGAGcctggaggagaaaacacagcagagtgtgtgttcacacacagaagacagcagcaacacacaggaCAAACCTGAAGACACGGACTAA
- the stbd1 gene encoding uncharacterized protein stbd1, which produces MKNSNTVAAERRMDLASLFCMIGRHGPAVALAVIAMMSVLAGFVIYRTVRGKRRKATAAADDGDDQSPPGAERDASVIQPSPEEPRRSAESTDINNEGSDMKEAVDLIQSDLVIRHRRAAAAVAAAAEKKPSPYSPPNSNIQVPENKNTTSDVTEEMVFVRASHKVAETYAEEANQGDTYTVAKMVMKDNVDCHQGVTDDVVEDVIEAAHGNDSCLKEPEPINEEKVLKAECQEIEDVSTEKDVLDKKTRQEEENFLLCDLNNPVCFGQTHHMSERGDDDRLQVNKTTLETNSIESNSEEPAIYMEDVPDTCICYSKDEELEKEGEKNEDERAEEECVDNQVIAQQADVWFSTIEQEEETNLPSTQQDQCDHMTDNVVASIRHSDWDEDIGVAGEMIEEVVDKDHLNKPTAVGCDTHLPQFDEQEVAIKQKAENCLTCNEDDGVLYDCIDQERDRMLNSDSIVACSEECGSSSVALSCLSMPVKVDNHDNILSDITTDIKVKISGIADSPDLLLDCQQPQKEDKKVLSLDEDTDSTILGSQMSSHETKNQPENNKNGSNVMLADEFSDHVHDPHSESYKDQQSVQMIRNEAFEKGCVAANPDAVEITASEKVQEISFPHPPTIRQDEQSHSMENDETSDKTRVHSVSDTNVCHIARLTALLKSEEISHPDMLCSTQDQQSDHMNNNDFPEVTTSAAPPDLTEDINPPIYQIYLSSFEQSECRYNDLSPPAVGEESGISSMAVSPDFQDASYDVAIGNMVLPVIDCYQQAEGQIEAQNSLFADDVAVSVMNENTAGRMFGPYLSRHSQEPNCEQTDWAKYESFAANEDMFGHEIEDGYHKAMDQFMAQISASVTSFTDDLKIQTDMKAVIEVSEMKEKKAGLCVEKKKENKEEEEKEEDYEKTEISIMEATMDNNEWITESNYQVLPWLGLSASSFVQDQTKINQLPTEECQYISAGTDTTCIDTTDIPPSTEDIALSLVEENTENNKKVVAVQPMPQNVNVTFRVHYFTQSPYQTVAVTGNQQELGNWKGFIPLERAKDGHWATVVSLPAESNVEWKFVVLDKGEVCRWEECGNRLLDTGYGDDLLVHKWWGLL; this is translated from the exons atgaaaaacagcaacacagtAGCCGCGGAGAGACGCATGGATCTGGCTTCGCTCTTCTGCATGATCGGGCGACACGGTCCCGCCGTGGCTCTGGCTGTCATAGCCATGATGTCCGTGCTGGCGGGTTTCGTCATCTATCGGACCGTGAGGGGGAAGCGGAGGAAGGCCACAGCCGCAGCCGATGACGGTGACGACCAGAGCCCCCCCGGAGCGGAGAGAGACGCATCGGTGATCCAACCGAGCCCGGAGGAACCCCGCAGGTCCGCGGAGtcaacag ACATAAACAATGAAGGCTCCGATATGAAGGAGGCGGTTGATCTGATTCAGAGTGATCTTGTAATCAGGCACCgccgggctgctgctgctgttgctgctgctgccgagAAGAAACCTTCACCTTACTCTCCTCCTAATAGTAACATCCAAGTACCAGAAAACAAGAACACCACTTCAGATGTCACAGAGGAAATGGTATTTGTACGGGCCTCTCACAAAGTAGCGGAGACGTATGCAGAAGAAGCCAATCAGGGTGATACTTACACTGTGGCTAAAATGGTGATGAAGGATAATGTCGATTGCCACCAGGGTGTAACAGATGACGTTGTTGAGGATGTGATAGAAGCAGCCCATGGTAATGATAGCTGCTTGAAGGAGCCTGAGCCAATCAATGAAGAGAAG GTGCTAAAAGCAGAATGCCAGGAAATTGAGGATGTGAGCACAGAAAAGGATGTTTTAGACAAGAAAACCagacaagaggaggaaaacTTTTTGCTTTGTGATTTGAACAACCCAGTGTGCTTCGGACAAACCCATCATATGAGTGAAAGGGGTGATGATGACAGACTTCAAGTTAATAAAACCACATTGGAGACAAACAGCATTGAGTCCAACTCAGAGGAGCCTGCCATTTATATGGAAGACGTACCTGACACTTGCATCTGTTATAGCAAAGATGAGGAGCttgaaaaggagggagagaaaaatgaagatGAGAGGGCAGAAGAGGAGTGTGTGGACAACCAGGTAATTGCTCAGCAAGCTGATGTGTGGTTCTCAACAAttgaacaagaagaagaaacaaatctGCCTTCTACACAGCAGGACCAGTGTGATCATATGACGGACAACGTGGTGGCCTCTATTAGGCATAGTGACTGGGATGAGGATATTGGTGTAGCTGGTGAAATGATTGAAGAAGTTGTAGATAAGGATCACTTGAACAAACCTACAGCTGTCGGATGTGACACTCACTTGCCACAGTTTGACGAGCAAGAAGTGGCAATTAAACAAAAGGCAGAAAACTGTCTCACATGTAATGAAGACGATGGTGTTCTTTATGATTGTATTGaccaagagagagacagaatgcTGAATAGTGACAGCATTGTTGCCTGTAGTGAAGAATGTGGCAGTTCAAGTGTGGCACTGTCCTGTTTGAGCATGCCCGTAAAGGTTGATAATCATGACAACATTCTGTCAGATATCACCACTGatataaaagttaaaatctcAGGCATCGCAGATTCCCCTGACTTGTTGTTGGATTGTCAACAGCCAcagaaagaagataaaaaagTTCTTTCTCTGGATGAAGACACTGATTCTACTATTCTTGGCAGTCAAATGTCGTCACATGAGACAAAAAATCagcctgaaaacaacaaaaatggcaGCAACGTAATGCTAGCTGATGAGTTCAGTGACCATGTCCATGACCCTCATAGTGAGTCTTACAAAGACCAACAAAGTGTACAGATGATAAGAAATGAAGCTTTTGAGAAGGGATGTGTTGCTGCTAATCCTGATGCAGTCGAAATAACTGCTTCTGAAAAAGTTCAAGAAATATCTTTTCCTCACCCTCCAACCATTCGTCAAGACGAACAAAGCCACAGCATGGAAAATGATGAAACCTCTGACAAGACAAGAGTTCATTCTGTCTCTGATACAAATGTTTGCCATATAGCTAGACTCACTGCACTTTTAAAGTCTGAAGAAATATCTCATCCTGACATGTTGTGCTCCACCCAAGACCAACAAAGTGACcacatgaataataatgattttcCTGAAGTTACCACCAGTGCTGCTCCTCCTGACCTGACTGAAGACATTAACCCTCCCATATACCAAATTTACTTGTCATCTTTTGAGCAAAGTGAGTGTAGGTATAATGATTTATCACCTCCTGCTGTTGGTGAAGAGAGTGGTATTTCAAGCATGGCTGTCAGCCCTGACTTCCAAGATGCTTCATATGATGTGGCCATTGGTAATATGGTTCTTCCAGTGATAGATTGTTATCAACAGGCTGAGGGACAGATAGAGGCTCAAAACAGCCTTTTTGCTGATGATGTAGCTGTATCTGTCATGAATGAAAATACAGCAGGCAGAATGTTTGGGCCTTATCTGTCACGTCACTCCCAGGAACCCAACTGTGAGCAAACAGATTGGGCGAAGTATGAATCATTTGCAGCCAATGAGGACATGTTTGGCCATGAGATTGAGGATGGTTACCACAAAGCAATGGATCAATTTATGGCACAGATTTCAGCCAGTGTTACTAGCTTCACCGATGAcctgaaaatacaaacagacatGAAAGCTGTTATTGAGGTttcagaaatgaaagaaaagaaggcagGATTatgtgttgaaaagaaaaaggaaaataaagaagaggaggagaaagaagaggactATGAAAAGACCGAAATCAGTATCATGGAGGCAACCATGGACAATAATGAGTGGATCACAGAGAGTAACTACCAAGTCCTTCCTTGGTTGGGTCTTTCTGCCTCATCTTTTGTCCAAGACCAGACAAAAATCAACCAGCTTCCCACTGAAGAGTGCCAATACATCTCTGCTGGAACAGACACCACTTGTATAGATACAACAGATATTCCACCTTCCACTGAAGACATTGCTCTCTCCCTTGttgaggaaaacacagaaaataacaaaaaggtTGTGGCAGTCCAGCCCATGCCCCAGAATGTCAACGTGACTTTCCGTGTCCATTATTTCACCCAGTCGCCATACCAGACGGTGGCTGTCACAGGGAACCAGCAGGAGCTCGGAAACTGGAAGGGATTCATACCGCTAGAGAGGGCCAAGGATGGGCATTGGGCCACAGTGGTCAGCCTGCCCGCAGAGAGCAATGTGGAGTGGAAATTTGTGGTGCTGGACAAAGGTGAGGTGTGTCGCTGGGAGGAGTGTGGCAACCGCCTCCTTGATACGGGCTATGGAGACGACCTGCTTGTGCACAAATGGTGGGGACTGCTGTAA